A genomic segment from Bacteroidales bacterium encodes:
- a CDS encoding D-lysine 5,6-aminomutase subunit alpha, giving the protein MQNSKLGLDFKRVEYARSLARNIADDVQNFVENYTTVAVERTLCRLLGIDGIDENAVPLPNIVVDSLKDKGVLGQGVIFYIGNAIIETGLTPQQIAEQVNAGKLDLTTLKINPQEKINKALEPIITETLNRIKKRKARREHYLETIGEGARPYLYVIVATGNIYEDVVQAQAAARQGADIIAVIRTTGQSLLDYVPYGATTEGFGGTYATQENFRIMRKALDEVGEEVGRYIRLCNYCSGLCMPEIAAMGALEGLDVMLNDALYGILFRDINMQRTLVDQYFSRIINGYAGVIINTGEDNYLTTADAYDEAHTVLASDLINEQLALSAALPEEQMGLGHAFEMDPKLENGFLYELAQAQMTREIFPKAPLKYMPPTKFMTGNIFLGHVQNALFNQISIWTGQGIQLLGMLTEAVHTPFMSDRYLAIENAKYIFNNMKDLGSEVEFKEGGIIRNRAKEVLENAIKLLEVLETEGLFNALEQGKFGAVKRPRTGGKGLDGVVERGANYSNPFIELMKNRK; this is encoded by the coding sequence ATGCAGAACAGTAAATTAGGACTCGATTTTAAACGAGTGGAGTACGCCAGGAGCCTCGCCAGAAATATTGCTGACGATGTTCAAAATTTTGTGGAAAATTATACGACAGTCGCTGTTGAGCGCACATTGTGCCGACTGTTAGGTATTGACGGAATTGACGAAAACGCCGTGCCTCTGCCAAATATCGTGGTCGACTCACTGAAAGATAAAGGTGTTCTCGGACAGGGAGTTATCTTCTATATAGGGAATGCTATTATTGAAACAGGATTGACCCCACAGCAAATAGCAGAGCAGGTTAACGCAGGAAAATTGGATTTGACGACCCTTAAAATTAACCCCCAAGAGAAGATTAATAAGGCACTTGAACCAATTATTACAGAGACGCTCAATCGTATAAAAAAACGCAAAGCACGGCGCGAACACTATTTGGAAACAATTGGCGAAGGAGCGCGACCATACTTATATGTTATCGTAGCCACCGGAAATATCTACGAAGACGTTGTTCAAGCGCAAGCCGCCGCACGTCAAGGTGCTGATATTATTGCAGTTATCCGAACAACAGGGCAAAGTTTGTTGGACTATGTGCCCTACGGCGCTACAACCGAGGGTTTCGGCGGAACTTATGCAACTCAGGAGAACTTCCGCATTATGCGTAAAGCTTTAGACGAGGTTGGTGAAGAGGTCGGTAGATATATTCGCCTATGTAACTATTGTTCAGGTCTTTGTATGCCTGAGATAGCAGCAATGGGAGCCTTAGAGGGTCTTGACGTTATGCTTAACGACGCTCTTTATGGTATCCTCTTCCGCGATATCAATATGCAGCGTACGCTTGTTGACCAGTATTTTTCGAGGATTATTAACGGATACGCCGGAGTTATTATCAATACAGGCGAGGACAACTATCTTACCACTGCTGACGCCTACGATGAGGCACACACGGTGCTCGCATCCGACCTAATTAACGAACAGCTGGCACTTTCAGCAGCATTGCCCGAGGAGCAAATGGGGCTTGGACACGCCTTTGAGATGGATCCGAAACTTGAAAACGGTTTTCTTTACGAACTGGCGCAGGCGCAGATGACTCGCGAGATTTTCCCGAAAGCACCACTTAAATATATGCCACCAACAAAGTTTATGACAGGTAATATTTTCTTAGGGCACGTACAGAACGCTCTTTTCAATCAAATATCAATCTGGACAGGTCAAGGGATACAGCTTTTGGGAATGCTTACCGAGGCTGTTCATACACCGTTTATGTCGGACAGATATCTTGCTATTGAGAACGCCAAATATATTTTCAACAATATGAAAGATCTTGGTAGCGAGGTTGAGTTTAAAGAGGGCGGTATAATCCGCAATAGAGCAAAAGAGGTACTCGAAAATGCTATCAAACTTTTAGAGGTGCTGGAAACAGAAGGTTTGTTTAATGCTTTGGAGCAAGGTAAGTTTGGTGCTGTAAAACGCCCGCGTACAGGTGGTAAAGGACTTGATGGAGTTGTAGAACGAGGTGCAAACTATAGCAACCCGTTTATTGAATTAATGAAGAATAGAAAATAA
- a CDS encoding DNA mismatch repair protein MutS, whose product MNIKNLFSEISGLRYIVENLDIKSKLGQRVLLSTKFMVNAKDVDYQLNQIDETINIYKQGDKKSVFDKAEIKLAQIRDIAGTIKNIQKRLTLNDIELFEVKSFALLVSEIKELFSDIDFIHTKIPNLNAVIEILDPEKSRTPSFYVSNAFDPNLGALRKELIKVEFLLESLGDISGGDSELYQQSNDIRNQITELEDKIRAELSEQLFAHVSQLNDSLAAVADIDILIAKAKQVIEYKFVKPEIATDVTSYKGLFFPELKDALNKQNKRCQPIDIELLNGSCLITGANMAGKTVLLKTLGLSQAMCQFGFFVPAESAKIVLVNQIMYSFHDNQSVLSGLSSYAAEMMCVNEMVQISKKQSPLLLLIDELARTTNPTEGRAIVSAVANYFNQLNVKAVITTHYGGLSTQCRKLRVKGFVEDSDQSQVTLQNIGDFIDYSLIEDNETDVPHEALRIAQILDFDSEIISEAARLIDNK is encoded by the coding sequence ATGAATATTAAAAACCTTTTTTCGGAGATAAGCGGACTTCGGTATATTGTTGAAAATCTCGACATTAAATCGAAACTCGGGCAGCGTGTTTTGCTTTCAACGAAGTTTATGGTTAATGCAAAAGATGTTGACTATCAGTTAAACCAGATAGACGAAACGATAAATATTTACAAGCAAGGAGATAAAAAATCCGTTTTCGATAAAGCTGAAATCAAACTTGCGCAAATTAGGGATATTGCAGGGACTATAAAAAACATTCAAAAACGCTTAACCCTCAACGATATAGAGCTGTTTGAGGTAAAAAGCTTCGCGCTTTTAGTTTCCGAAATCAAAGAGCTTTTTTCAGATATAGATTTTATACATACCAAAATACCCAACCTCAACGCTGTAATAGAGATTCTTGACCCTGAAAAGTCAAGAACACCATCGTTTTATGTTAGCAATGCCTTTGACCCAAACCTTGGAGCACTGCGCAAGGAGCTAATTAAAGTAGAGTTTTTGTTGGAGAGCCTTGGAGATATAAGTGGAGGCGACTCAGAGCTTTATCAACAGTCGAACGATATAAGAAACCAGATAACTGAATTAGAGGATAAGATTAGAGCAGAACTCTCTGAACAGTTGTTTGCTCACGTCTCGCAGCTTAATGACTCGTTGGCTGCCGTTGCAGATATTGATATACTTATTGCTAAGGCAAAGCAGGTGATTGAGTACAAGTTTGTTAAGCCTGAAATTGCTACTGATGTAACATCATACAAAGGTCTCTTTTTCCCAGAGCTTAAAGATGCTTTAAACAAACAGAACAAGCGTTGTCAACCGATTGATATTGAGCTATTAAACGGCTCGTGTTTGATTACAGGAGCAAATATGGCAGGTAAAACCGTATTGTTGAAAACTTTAGGGTTAAGCCAAGCGATGTGTCAATTCGGCTTTTTCGTGCCTGCCGAGAGTGCCAAGATAGTGTTGGTAAACCAAATAATGTACAGCTTTCACGATAATCAGAGCGTTTTGTCAGGGCTATCCTCTTACGCCGCCGAGATGATGTGCGTAAACGAAATGGTACAGATATCTAAAAAACAGAGCCCATTGCTTTTGTTAATTGATGAGCTTGCAAGGACAACCAATCCAACCGAGGGCAGAGCGATTGTAAGTGCAGTGGCAAACTATTTCAACCAGCTGAATGTCAAAGCAGTAATAACAACTCACTATGGAGGATTGAGTACACAGTGTCGTAAACTTCGTGTCAAAGGATTTGTAGAAGATAGTGATCAATCGCAAGTTACATTACAAAATATTGGCGATTTTATCGACTACTCGCTGATAGAGGATAACGAAACTGATGTCCCGCACGAGGCACTTAGGATTGCTCAAATCCTTGACTTCGACAGTGAGATAATCTCCGAAGCGGCGCGATTGATTGATAATAAATAA
- the ablA gene encoding lysine 2,3-aminomutase, whose product MVKIENKSRRKELFPNVPDNEWNDWKWQVRNRIETLDELKKYINLTKEEEEGVRKSLQTLRMAITPYYLSLIDKDNPNCPVRKQAIPSIQETYQSPADLLDPLHEDEDSPVPGLTHRYPDRVLFLITDMCSMYCRHCTRRRFAGQKDAETSQDNVDKGIEYIAKHPEVRDVLLSGGDALLVSDKRLENIIKRLREIPHVEIIRIGTRTPVVLPQRITEDLVNMLKKHHPVWLNTHFNHSNEVTPESALACERLADAGVPLGNQSVLLRGVNDCTTVMKQLVHDLVKIRVRPYYIYQCDLSMGLEHFRTPVSKGIEIIESLRGHTSGFAVPTFVVDAPGGGGKIPVMPQYLISQAPGKVVLRNFEGVIASYTEPTEYSSTCKCYDTKGASKEDGVAGLMHGNNISIEPEKLARKSRGLSK is encoded by the coding sequence ATGGTCAAGATAGAAAACAAAAGTAGGCGTAAGGAGCTGTTCCCAAATGTTCCGGATAACGAATGGAACGATTGGAAATGGCAAGTTCGCAACCGCATCGAGACGCTTGATGAGCTAAAAAAATACATCAACTTAACAAAAGAAGAGGAGGAGGGAGTTCGCAAATCATTGCAAACCCTACGTATGGCAATCACGCCGTACTATCTTTCGCTTATTGATAAAGACAATCCAAATTGTCCCGTGCGAAAACAGGCAATCCCTTCTATTCAAGAAACATATCAATCACCGGCTGATTTGTTAGACCCATTACATGAGGATGAAGACTCGCCGGTTCCGGGATTAACACACCGCTATCCCGACAGAGTTCTGTTTTTGATAACAGACATGTGTTCAATGTATTGCAGACACTGTACTCGCAGACGTTTTGCAGGACAAAAAGATGCCGAGACATCGCAGGATAATGTCGATAAAGGAATAGAGTATATTGCAAAACACCCAGAAGTGCGTGACGTACTTCTCTCAGGTGGAGATGCTCTGTTGGTTTCCGACAAACGACTTGAAAACATTATCAAACGTTTGCGAGAAATTCCGCATGTCGAGATTATTCGTATCGGAACCCGTACACCTGTTGTGCTGCCACAACGTATTACAGAGGATTTGGTAAATATGCTTAAAAAACACCACCCTGTTTGGTTAAATACTCACTTTAATCACTCTAACGAAGTAACACCCGAAAGTGCCTTGGCATGTGAACGCTTAGCAGATGCAGGTGTTCCACTTGGAAATCAATCAGTTCTGTTGCGAGGGGTGAATGATTGTACAACTGTTATGAAACAGCTTGTCCATGATTTGGTAAAAATCAGAGTAAGACCATATTATATTTATCAGTGCGACTTGTCGATGGGTCTAGAACATTTTAGAACACCTGTTTCTAAAGGTATCGAGATTATTGAGAGTTTGCGTGGTCATACCTCGGGCTTTGCTGTGCCAACATTCGTTGTTGACGCTCCGGGCGGTGGAGGAAAGATTCCGGTTATGCCGCAATATTTGATTTCGCAAGCGCCAGGAAAAGTTGTTCTCCGAAACTTTGAGGGAGTAATAGCCTCTTACACAGAGCCTACAGAATATAGTAGCACTTGTAAGTGTTACGATACCAAGGGAGCATCAAAAGAAGATGGTGTTGCAGGCTTGATGCATGGCAACAACATATCCATTGAACCAGAGAAACTAGCTCGAAAATCAAGAGGTCTGAGTAAATAA
- a CDS encoding L-erythro-3,5-diaminohexanoate dehydrogenase, with protein sequence MKKGNKYGIHRVIEPKGVLPQPANKIDNNMDEIYDNEILIDVQTLNIDSASFTDIKARANNDHKKIAEIMHEIVDKQGKHRNPWTGSGGMLLGTVEKIGDALKGKTDLKVGDKIATLVSLSLTPLRIDKIKEIRPDVDQVDIDGKAILFESGIYAKIPSDLPEKLALSALDVAGAPAQTAKLCKPGDTVLIIGAGGKSGMLCCYEAKKRVGVTGKVIGMTHSQRSTDRLLSLNICDHVFAADATMPVPILEKMEELTNGQMADVTINNVNIPDTEMTSILCTKDTGIVYFFSMATSFTKAALGAEGVGSDVTMIVGNGYTKGHAEITLQILRESEVIRNIFNELYA encoded by the coding sequence ATGAAAAAAGGAAACAAATACGGTATTCACAGAGTAATTGAACCCAAAGGAGTTCTACCGCAACCAGCAAACAAAATCGATAACAATATGGATGAGATTTACGACAACGAAATTCTCATCGACGTACAAACATTAAACATAGATTCGGCATCGTTTACTGACATTAAAGCTCGTGCAAACAATGACCACAAGAAAATAGCCGAAATAATGCACGAAATTGTTGACAAACAAGGAAAACATCGTAATCCTTGGACAGGTTCGGGTGGAATGCTTTTGGGCACAGTCGAAAAAATTGGCGATGCTCTAAAAGGCAAAACAGACCTTAAAGTTGGCGATAAAATTGCAACTTTAGTTTCACTATCGCTTACACCGCTTCGTATTGATAAAATCAAAGAGATTCGCCCCGATGTTGACCAAGTGGACATTGACGGTAAAGCTATTCTGTTTGAAAGTGGTATCTATGCAAAAATACCTTCCGATTTACCCGAAAAGCTTGCTCTTTCTGCACTTGACGTTGCAGGTGCTCCGGCACAAACAGCTAAACTTTGCAAACCCGGTGATACTGTGCTTATAATAGGTGCAGGTGGAAAATCTGGAATGTTGTGCTGCTATGAAGCTAAAAAACGCGTTGGCGTTACAGGTAAAGTTATTGGTATGACTCACAGTCAAAGAAGTACCGACAGACTTCTAAGCCTTAACATTTGCGACCACGTTTTTGCTGCTGACGCAACTATGCCGGTGCCTATTCTTGAAAAAATGGAAGAGCTTACCAACGGACAAATGGCAGACGTTACAATTAACAACGTAAATATCCCCGACACCGAAATGACAAGCATTCTTTGTACAAAAGATACAGGTATTGTTTACTTTTTCTCAATGGCTACAAGCTTTACCAAAGCTGCATTGGGAGCAGAGGGCGTAGGTAGCGATGTTACAATGATTGTTGGCAACGGATATACCAAAGGTCACGCAGAGATAACATTACAGATATTGCGCGAAAGCGAAGTAATACGAAATATTTTTAATGAGCTATATGCTTAA
- a CDS encoding 3-keto-5-aminohexanoate cleavage protein yields the protein MSNKLIITAAICGAEVTKEMNPAVPYTVKEIVREAKSAVDAGAAIVHLHVRHDDGTPTQDKARFKENIDAILKECPEVILIPSTGGAVGMSAEARLQPTELPIEMATLDCGTCNFGDEVFENTIPMMRAFGKRMIENGIKPEYECFEMGHLETILHLVRKGEAPGAPLHFNFVLGVPGCASASINNLAWMVNAIPTGSTWCATGVGRHEFPLAAHAIAMGGHVRVGFEDNLYLDRGVLAKSNGELVSRVVRIAKELGRPIATSAEAREILGLKKR from the coding sequence ATGAGTAATAAATTAATTATAACAGCAGCAATTTGTGGTGCTGAAGTCACCAAAGAGATGAACCCTGCTGTACCTTATACGGTTAAAGAGATTGTTAGAGAAGCAAAGTCAGCTGTTGATGCTGGTGCTGCAATTGTACACCTACATGTTCGTCATGACGACGGAACTCCAACACAAGATAAAGCTCGTTTTAAAGAAAATATTGACGCTATTTTAAAAGAGTGTCCTGAAGTGATACTTATTCCTTCCACAGGTGGTGCAGTAGGAATGTCAGCCGAAGCACGTCTGCAACCAACTGAGTTGCCAATTGAAATGGCTACTCTCGATTGCGGAACTTGTAACTTTGGTGATGAGGTGTTTGAAAACACAATTCCAATGATGCGAGCTTTCGGAAAACGAATGATAGAAAATGGAATTAAACCGGAATACGAATGTTTTGAAATGGGACATTTGGAAACAATCCTACATTTGGTAAGAAAAGGTGAAGCACCAGGTGCTCCATTGCATTTTAATTTTGTCCTTGGTGTTCCGGGCTGTGCAAGCGCAAGTATCAATAACTTGGCTTGGATGGTAAATGCAATTCCAACAGGTTCAACATGGTGCGCTACAGGCGTAGGTCGTCACGAGTTTCCATTGGCAGCACACGCAATTGCTATGGGCGGACACGTAAGAGTGGGATTTGAGGACAATCTTTATTTAGATAGAGGCGTTTTAGCTAAATCAAACGGCGAACTGGTTTCAAGAGTTGTCAGAATAGCAAAAGAGCTGGGAAGACCAATTGCAACATCGGCTGAAGCACGAGAAATATTGGGATTAAAAAAAAGATAA
- a CDS encoding 3-aminobutyryl-CoA ammonia lyase: MKNKAIIRVRMSSQDAHYGGGLVDGAKMLQLFGDVATELLIRRDGDEGLFVAYDKVEFLAPVHAGDFIEATGEITSEGNSSRKMTFEARKVIVPRTDISASAADFLDEPIVVCRASGTCVVPKNCQRK, from the coding sequence ATGAAGAACAAGGCAATTATCAGAGTAAGAATGAGCTCGCAAGATGCTCACTATGGTGGAGGTTTGGTTGACGGCGCAAAAATGCTACAACTATTTGGTGATGTAGCAACCGAACTATTAATCAGACGCGATGGCGATGAAGGTCTTTTTGTTGCATACGACAAGGTAGAGTTTTTAGCTCCTGTTCATGCCGGCGATTTTATAGAAGCCACTGGAGAGATAACAAGTGAGGGAAACTCATCACGGAAAATGACATTCGAAGCGCGTAAAGTTATTGTTCCACGCACAGATATTTCTGCTTCGGCAGCAGATTTTTTAGATGAACCTATTGTTGTTTGTCGTGCAAGTGGTACATGTGTTGTACCAAAAAATTGCCAACGTAAATAA
- a CDS encoding CoA transferase subunit A, giving the protein MSKKIISVDEAAAMVKDGMTVMFGGFMAVGSPVSIIDKLVERKVKNLTIICNDTAFPDKGVGLLIANKQVKKVIASHIGTNPSTIEQYNNKEIEIEFNPQGTLVERIRCAGAGLGGVLTPIGIGTVVEENKTKINVDGRDYLLEKPLRADVALLGANVSDKIGNLLYKGSSQNFNPIMATAADIVIAEAEEIVEIGEIAPESVRTQSIFVDYIVKQIK; this is encoded by the coding sequence ATGAGTAAAAAAATTATTTCAGTCGATGAAGCTGCCGCAATGGTAAAAGATGGCATGACAGTCATGTTTGGTGGCTTTATGGCAGTTGGAAGTCCGGTGAGCATTATTGATAAATTAGTAGAACGCAAAGTGAAAAATCTTACAATTATTTGTAATGATACCGCATTCCCGGACAAAGGTGTGGGACTTTTGATTGCAAACAAGCAAGTTAAAAAAGTTATCGCATCGCATATTGGAACAAATCCAAGTACCATTGAGCAATATAACAACAAAGAGATAGAAATTGAGTTTAATCCACAAGGAACATTGGTTGAGCGTATCAGGTGTGCTGGAGCAGGTTTAGGTGGTGTTCTTACTCCGATTGGAATAGGTACTGTTGTTGAAGAAAATAAGACCAAAATCAATGTTGATGGTCGCGATTACCTATTAGAAAAACCGCTGCGAGCAGACGTGGCATTGTTAGGTGCTAATGTTTCTGATAAAATTGGAAACTTGCTTTATAAAGGCTCATCACAAAACTTTAATCCAATAATGGCTACAGCAGCCGACATTGTAATTGCTGAGGCAGAAGAGATTGTTGAGATTGGTGAGATAGCTCCTGAAAGCGTTAGAACACAGTCAATATTTGTGGATTACATTGTTAAACAAATTAAATAA
- the fabG gene encoding 3-oxoacyl-ACP reductase FabG, with protein MKRLENKVAIITGGAAGIGAATATRFAAEGAITIIWDLDEARGKELSAKLNSKGQKAEFAKVNTANFSEIEKAAKAVVEKHGKIDILINNAGITRDSSLKKMTPELWQQVIDVNLSGVFYCTKIISDYMVEKNYGRILNASSVVALYGNFGQTNYVAAKSGLIGMTKTWARELGRKGVTVNAVAPGFIATEMVAKMPENVLDGMKAKVPSGRLGLPEEIASAYLFLASDEAAYINGAVLSVDGGMTI; from the coding sequence ATGAAAAGATTAGAAAATAAAGTAGCTATAATAACAGGAGGAGCAGCAGGTATAGGTGCAGCCACAGCAACAAGGTTTGCTGCCGAAGGTGCAATAACAATAATTTGGGATTTAGATGAAGCGCGTGGCAAGGAATTATCAGCCAAGCTTAACAGCAAAGGGCAGAAAGCAGAATTTGCAAAAGTAAATACCGCAAACTTTTCCGAGATTGAAAAAGCAGCTAAAGCAGTAGTTGAGAAGCACGGTAAAATTGATATTTTAATCAATAACGCAGGTATTACACGCGATAGCTCTCTCAAAAAAATGACCCCCGAACTTTGGCAACAAGTTATTGATGTTAACCTTTCAGGTGTTTTCTATTGTACCAAAATTATTTCAGACTATATGGTCGAAAAAAACTATGGTCGAATTTTAAATGCTTCATCGGTAGTGGCATTGTACGGTAATTTCGGACAAACAAACTACGTTGCAGCAAAATCGGGACTTATTGGTATGACCAAAACATGGGCGCGTGAGCTAGGACGTAAAGGAGTTACAGTTAATGCTGTTGCACCGGGATTTATAGCAACTGAAATGGTTGCTAAAATGCCAGAAAATGTATTGGACGGAATGAAAGCTAAAGTTCCATCGGGACGGTTAGGCTTGCCGGAAGAGATTGCATCAGCGTATCTTTTCCTTGCTTCCGATGAGGCTGCATATATCAACGGAGCTGTATTAAGCGTTGATGGAGGAATGACCATTTAA
- a CDS encoding MaoC family dehydratase yields the protein MIKQGDKYSHKISFTQDDVVKFAEVTGDFNPIHLDKDYAAKTMFKKPIVHGFLSGAVFSKVFGTLFPGEGTIYLSQEMKFTAPVLVGVQYEARFEVTEVNTEKHIGTISCSLVDAEEKPCIVGVAKLKNDAQFV from the coding sequence ATGATTAAGCAAGGAGATAAATATTCACATAAAATTAGCTTTACGCAGGATGATGTTGTGAAATTTGCTGAAGTTACAGGAGATTTCAATCCAATCCACTTAGATAAAGATTATGCTGCAAAAACAATGTTCAAAAAACCTATTGTACATGGATTTCTTTCAGGCGCAGTGTTTTCTAAAGTGTTCGGCACACTTTTCCCGGGTGAAGGGACAATTTATCTTTCACAAGAGATGAAATTTACTGCTCCGGTTTTAGTAGGAGTTCAATATGAGGCACGTTTTGAAGTAACTGAAGTGAATACTGAAAAACATATCGGTACAATTAGCTGTTCTTTGGTTGATGCCGAAGAAAAGCCTTGTATTGTTGGCGTAGCTAAGCTAAAAAATGATGCACAATTTGTGTAA
- a CDS encoding acetyl-CoA C-acetyltransferase: MSKVFIVAAKRTAVGRFLGTVANVSAADLAAVVIKDIIKETKIDPAVIDEVVVGNILMAGQKQGIARQASIKAGIPQEVPAYGINMICGSGMKSIINAVASIKAGDANLILAGGTESMSDAGFVIPAAVRNGQKMGDITVLDHMVTDGLTDAFQGYHMGITAENIAEKYNLSREAQDEFAFASQQKAIAAIDAGRFKGEIVPVEVVTRKETIVFDTDEHVNRTTNLEKLGKLRPAFKKDGTVTAGNASGLNDGASFVLVASEEAVSKYKLTPLVEIVATGQGAVDPAIMGMGPVPAIANVLKKANMKLTDMEVVELNEAFAAQSLGVITQLCKDHNVTRDWFDKVCNVNGGAIALGHPIGASGNRITVSLIYEMKRSNKKYGLASLCIGGGMGTAVILKNV; the protein is encoded by the coding sequence ATGAGCAAAGTATTTATAGTAGCTGCCAAACGAACAGCAGTTGGCAGATTTCTCGGAACAGTAGCAAACGTATCAGCAGCAGATCTTGCAGCGGTTGTAATCAAGGACATCATCAAGGAGACAAAAATTGACCCAGCCGTAATCGATGAGGTTGTCGTGGGAAATATTCTCATGGCAGGACAAAAACAAGGGATTGCACGTCAAGCATCTATCAAAGCTGGAATACCACAAGAAGTTCCCGCTTATGGAATAAATATGATTTGCGGAAGCGGCATGAAATCAATTATTAACGCCGTAGCAAGTATAAAAGCAGGAGACGCAAATCTTATTTTGGCAGGAGGAACAGAATCGATGTCAGACGCAGGATTTGTTATACCTGCAGCTGTTAGAAATGGTCAAAAAATGGGCGATATTACAGTTTTAGACCACATGGTCACAGACGGACTTACAGATGCTTTCCAAGGTTATCATATGGGAATTACAGCAGAAAATATAGCAGAAAAGTATAATCTTTCACGTGAGGCGCAAGACGAATTTGCCTTCGCTTCGCAACAAAAAGCTATTGCTGCAATAGATGCAGGACGCTTTAAAGGAGAGATAGTTCCGGTTGAAGTTGTCACCCGAAAAGAGACAATCGTTTTCGATACTGACGAACATGTTAATCGAACAACAAATCTTGAAAAATTAGGAAAATTACGTCCAGCATTCAAAAAAGATGGTACTGTTACCGCTGGCAACGCTTCAGGACTTAATGATGGAGCATCGTTTGTGCTTGTAGCGTCCGAAGAGGCTGTGTCGAAGTATAAATTAACTCCACTTGTTGAAATTGTTGCAACAGGACAAGGAGCAGTCGATCCGGCAATTATGGGAATGGGACCAGTTCCAGCTATTGCTAACGTACTGAAAAAAGCTAATATGAAGCTTACCGATATGGAGGTGGTGGAACTCAACGAAGCTTTTGCAGCACAATCACTTGGAGTTATTACACAACTTTGTAAAGATCATAACGTTACACGTGACTGGTTCGACAAAGTATGTAACGTCAATGGTGGAGCAATTGCTTTAGGACACCCAATTGGAGCATCAGGCAATAGAATTACAGTTAGCTTAATATATGAAATGAAGCGAAGCAATAAAAAATATGGCTTGGCATCTCTGTGTATTGGCGGTGGTATGGGAACAGCAGTTATTTTAAAAAATGTTTAG
- a CDS encoding 3-oxoacid CoA-transferase subunit B yields the protein MDKDQIREVIARRAALELKDGYLVNLGIGLPTMVPDYIPEGVNVILQSENGLIGVGASPEPGKEDKNLTNAGGGHVTLERGASCFDSATSFGIIRGGHVDVTILGALQVDEKGDLANWMIPGKLTPGMGGAMDLLMGAKKVILAMEHTAKGRHKIMKKCTLPLTAVGRVNMIITEMGVKIITPEGIMLVEINPKFTVEEVQAATEAKLIISKDLKTIQQ from the coding sequence ATGGATAAAGATCAAATACGTGAGGTGATTGCTCGCCGTGCAGCGCTTGAGCTAAAAGACGGTTATTTGGTAAATTTAGGCATTGGATTACCAACCATGGTACCTGATTATATACCGGAAGGAGTTAACGTGATTTTGCAAAGTGAGAACGGTCTTATAGGAGTGGGAGCCTCCCCAGAACCTGGTAAAGAGGATAAAAACTTGACGAATGCCGGAGGTGGACATGTAACTCTTGAAAGAGGTGCATCATGCTTCGACAGCGCAACCTCTTTTGGAATTATACGAGGGGGACATGTTGATGTAACCATACTCGGAGCTTTACAAGTTGACGAAAAAGGCGACTTAGCCAACTGGATGATTCCCGGTAAACTTACTCCCGGAATGGGTGGTGCAATGGATTTACTTATGGGCGCAAAGAAAGTAATATTAGCAATGGAACATACTGCTAAGGGAAGACATAAAATTATGAAAAAATGTACATTGCCTTTGACAGCAGTCGGACGGGTAAATATGATAATTACCGAGATGGGTGTTAAAATAATCACTCCTGAAGGAATAATGCTGGTAGAAATTAATCCTAAGTTCACTGTTGAGGAAGTTCAGGCAGCCACTGAAGCTAAATTAATTATTTCAAAAGATTTAAAAACCATACAACAATAA